In Streptomyces liangshanensis, the DNA window TGGACGCTGCTCATCGTGCGTGACGCGTTCCACGGGGTGCGCAGGTTCGGCGATTTCGCCACGCAGCTCAAGATCCCGCGCGCCGTCCTCACGAACCGGTTGAAGCTCCTGGTACGGGAGGGTGTCCTCACCCGCGAGGATCACGCGGCGGCCGGGGTCGAGTACCGGCTCACGGACAAGGGCGTCGGTCTGTGGCCGGCCGTGCGGGTCCTGATGGACTGGGGCGACGAGCACTACTCTCCCGGCGGGCCGCGCCGCGCGCTCCGCCACGATCAGGACGGCGGCCTCCTCGACCGCGAGGGGCGCTGCGAGGGGTGCGGACTGACCGTCCCGGTCCCGGACATCCGTATCGAACCCGGCCCGGGATTCGATACGGCGGTCCCGGTCCCCGATCCCGTGTCCCGCGCGATGAACACCCCGCGCCGGCTCCTGGAACCACTCACACCACAGCCCCCGCGCGCGCCCGACAAGCGGCCCAACTCCGCCGCCAGGACCGGGGCGTAGCCCCCCTCACCCGCTTCCTCAGCGGAACGTGTGGACCACCCCCGGCCGGGACCCACAGTTCGAGGATCGTCCGCCCACCCGCCTGCCGGACGGGATACCGGCTCACGAACTCCGACTCGACGTCGAAACGAGTGACGAAGCCGGCCCCGTCGTGCTTCACGTTCCAGTCCCGCGCGATCCTGACCGCGTAGTCCTCGTTGAGGACGGGGTAGAAGATCGGCTGCTCGGGCAGCCGTTGTCGGGGTGGGTCGGGCCAGCGGACGGGGCGTCAGTCGCGTGTGCCCGTGCGTTGGGTGACGGCGATGCAGACGAGGACCGCGATCGCGGCCGCCACGGCCGCCGCTGGGAGGTGTTCGCCCAGGAGGAGTACGGCCCAGACCAGGGTCAGCAGCGGTTGGGCGAGTTGGAGTTGGCTGGCGCGGGCGATGCCGATCGACGCCATGCCCCGGTACCAGACGTACAGGCCGAAGAAGGTCGACACCGACGCCACCCACAGGACCCCGACCACGCCGTGGGGCGACAGCCGTACCGGCTCGAAGGACAGCGCGGTCGCCGCGCCCGCCACCGAGAGCGGTAGGCACCCGATCAGCGCCCAGCCGATCACCTGCCAGCCGGGCATCTCCCGCGCCAGCCGCCCGCCTTCGGTGTAACCGGCCGCGCACACCAGCAGCGCGCCGAAGAGGTACAGG includes these proteins:
- a CDS encoding winged helix-turn-helix transcriptional regulator, which produces MTLPSTYADANCSLARALEVVGERWTLLIVRDAFHGVRRFGDFATQLKIPRAVLTNRLKLLVREGVLTREDHAAAGVEYRLTDKGVGLWPAVRVLMDWGDEHYSPGGPRRALRHDQDGGLLDREGRCEGCGLTVPVPDIRIEPGPGFDTAVPVPDPVSRAMNTPRRLLEPLTPQPPRAPDKRPNSAARTGA